The Cloacibacillus sp. An23 genomic sequence GGACGAGGAATATATAAGGAAGCTGCGCGCGCTGTGCTCCATACCAGTGATACAGGCTTTCAGGATAAAAGAGGCGCGCGACGCGGAGCGCGCGGCCCGAAGCTCCGCAGACTACGTTCTGCTTGACGGAGGACAGGGCGAGGGGCGGCGCTTCGACTGGAAATTCGCCGAAAATTTCCCGCGCCCGTACTTCATAGCCGGCGGCCTCGACGCGGAGAACACAGCCGATGTCATAGAGGCGCTGCATCCCTTCGCGGTGGACATGAGCAGCGGCGTTGAGACGGACGGATTTAAAGACAGGAAAAAAATAGAGGCGGCGGTCGCCGCCGTCAGGAGGTTTTCATAAATGAGCAAAGGACGCTTCGGCGTACACGGTGGCCAGTATATTCCTGAGACGCTGATGAACGCCGTAATAGAACTGGAAGAAGCATACAACAGATACAAGGACGACCCCGATTTTCAGAGCGAGCTGACGGCTCTGCTGAACGACTACGCTGGGCGGCCCTCGCGCCTCTACTTCGCGAAGCGCATGACGGACGATCTTGGCGGAGCGAAGATATATCTCAAGCGCGAGGACTTAAACCACACCGG encodes the following:
- a CDS encoding phosphoribosylanthranilate isomerase, producing the protein MTKIKICGLSRECDIDFVNRAKPDYAGFVVNFPKSRRNVSPDTVKKLAARLAPGIAPVGVFVDERPELIAELADSGAIAAAQLHGSEDEEYIRKLRALCSIPVIQAFRIKEARDAERAARSSADYVLLDGGQGEGRRFDWKFAENFPRPYFIAGGLDAENTADVIEALHPFAVDMSSGVETDGFKDRKKIEAAVAAVRRFS